The following are from one region of the Zonotrichia leucophrys gambelii isolate GWCS_2022_RI chromosome 1A, RI_Zleu_2.0, whole genome shotgun sequence genome:
- the NDUFA12 gene encoding NADH dehydrogenase [ubiquinone] 1 alpha subcomplex subunit 12 isoform X2 has translation MAFVILSVGVNDLKTGNLIGIDKYGNKYYEDKRNFFGRHRWVVYTEEMNGKNTFWEVDGSMVPPEWHRWLHAMTDDPPTTHPPVARKFIWEKHKFNVSGTPEQYVPYSTTRKKIHEWIPPKPASK, from the exons ATGGCTTTTGTCATCCTGTCAGTGGG GGTCAATGATCTGAAGACTGGTAATCTGATAGGAATTGACAAATATGGAAACAAATACTATGAAGACAAAAGAAACTTCTTTG GTCGGCACAGATGGGTTGTGTATACTGAGGAAATGAATGGCAAAAATACCTTCTGGGAAGTTGATGGAAGCATGGTGCCCCCTGAATG gcaTCGCTGGCTGCACGCAATGACGGACGACCCTCCAACCACTCATCCACCAGTTGCTCGTAAATTTATCTGGGAGAAGCATAAATTCAATGTGAGTGGCACTCCTGAGCAGTACGTGCCTTACTCCACTACTCGCAAGAAGATACACGAGTGgatcccacccaaaccagccAGCAAATAG
- the LOC135442355 gene encoding uncharacterized protein LOC135442355 isoform X2 — protein MSPVRAAILLTLSSLTAAWIVPQPRQNIWVTLAEALQQENICLSTAAAKDPMSTCLVGIPLQAGEFPAKSDTPMPDSSPKSHHAQPQNTHQKQAVMIRNPIEEWLPKLPRAAQEPQELELLGSSPAPYCIHFFFIPLSNTKPFNNIIQYQEEFTGRRWCKVLSHVTADNPYYSHPKSLPKGLFLICGDRAWSGIPSQLLGGPCTIGRLSLLAPNQTMIGKWTRKNNSVSKIQMRSIDNLDPNCDAEVFHWAKSKKVAVSLFLPWVAAAKALGELGHLECWVVRQANLTSTAISSFLEDEEITRQAKLQNRAAIDFLLLLHGHECQEFEGLCCLNLASKAPNIHAALREVKSLIGRVKQESEDWFSGLFKDWGLSGWWTSVIRTILLFLVVLFLVVLAFGILRHILLKAINGSVSSTSEVTCTEFVALKQIDRPANDEWRMNS, from the coding sequence ATGAGCCCTGTCAGAGCTGCCATCCTGCTCACGCTGAGCAGTCTGACAGCCGCGTGGATCGTTCCCCAGCCACGCCAAAACATCTGGGTGACCCTGGCAGAGGCGCTCCAACAGGAAAATATATGcctgtccacagcagcagcGAAAGACCCAATGTCTACCTGCCTGGTAGGGATTCCGTTGCAAGCTGGAGAGTTTCCAGCCAAGTCTGATACACCTATGCCTGACTCAAGTCCCAAATCCCATCACGCACAACCACAAAATACCCACCAGAAGCAGGCTGTAATGATTAGGAACCCCATAGAAGAGTGGCTGCCAAAGttacccagagctgctcaggagcccCAAGAGTTAGAGCTGTTGGGCTCCTCACCTGCACCATACTGCATACACTTCTTCTTTATCCCACTTTCCAACACCAAACCTTTTAACAACATCATACAGTATCAAGAGGAATTCACTGGCAGAAGGTGGTGTAAGGTTTTAAGCCATGTCACAGCAGATAATCCATATTATTCACACCCCAAAAGCCTCCCTaaaggtttgtttttaatttgtggggATCGGGCGTGGTCAGGAATCCCTTCTCAGCTTTTAGGAGGGCCATGTACCATCGGGCGGTTGTCCCTGTTGGCACCCAACCAAACCATGATTGGCAAATGGACTCGAAAGAACAATTCGGTCAGCAAAATTCAAATGAGAAGCATTGACAATTTGGACCCAAATTGTGATGCAGAAGTCTTCCATTGGGCCAAATCAAAAAAAGTTGCTGTATCCCTGTTCCTTCCATGGGTTGCAGCAGCCAAAGCTCTAGGTGAATTGGGCCACCTAGAGTGCTGGGTGGTCAGACAGGCAAACTTGACATCCACGGCCATCAGCTCCTTCCTAGAGGATGAGGAGATTACCAGGCAGGCCAAACTCCAAAATCGTGCGGCCATagatttcctcctgctgctgcatggacACGAGTGCCAGGAATTTGAAGGACTGTGCTGCTTGAACCTAGCATCAAAAGCACCCAACATCCATGCAGCTCTCCGAGAAGTGAAGAGCCTGATCGGACGAGTCAAGCAGGAATCTGAGGACTGGTTCAGCGGATTGTTCAAGGACTGGGGACTCTCAGGGTGGTGGACTTCTGTAATTAGGACAATTCTGTTGTTTCTTGTTGTTCTTTTTCTAGTCGTGTTAGCGTTCGGAATTCTACGTCACATACTTTTAAAGGCTATCAACGGTTCGGTCTCCAGTACCTCAGAAGTCACCTGCACAGAGTTTGTGGCCCTAAAGCAAATTGACAGGCCTGCAAATGATGAGTGGCGGATGAATTCATAA
- the LOC135442355 gene encoding uncharacterized protein LOC135442355 isoform X1: protein MEPARGVPCCVHHTQLPAGPCSSCRRNQGCQRLPFAEGPKSEQKIYLLPNLTMSPVRAAILLTLSSLTAAWIVPQPRQNIWVTLAEALQQENICLSTAAAKDPMSTCLVGIPLQAGEFPAKSDTPMPDSSPKSHHAQPQNTHQKQAVMIRNPIEEWLPKLPRAAQEPQELELLGSSPAPYCIHFFFIPLSNTKPFNNIIQYQEEFTGRRWCKVLSHVTADNPYYSHPKSLPKGLFLICGDRAWSGIPSQLLGGPCTIGRLSLLAPNQTMIGKWTRKNNSVSKIQMRSIDNLDPNCDAEVFHWAKSKKVAVSLFLPWVAAAKALGELGHLECWVVRQANLTSTAISSFLEDEEITRQAKLQNRAAIDFLLLLHGHECQEFEGLCCLNLASKAPNIHAALREVKSLIGRVKQESEDWFSGLFKDWGLSGWWTSVIRTILLFLVVLFLVVLAFGILRHILLKAINGSVSSTSEVTCTEFVALKQIDRPANDEWRMNS, encoded by the exons ATGGAGCCAGCAAGGGGagtgccctgctgtgtgcaccatacccagctgccagcaggaccGTGCTCAAGCTGCAGAAGAAATCAGGGCTGCCAGAGACTTCCCTTTGCTGAAGGGCCAAAATCAG aACAGAAAATCTACCTCCTGCCTAACCTCACGATGAGCCCTGTCAGAGCTGCCATCCTGCTCACGCTGAGCAGTCTGACAGCCGCGTGGATCGTTCCCCAGCCACGCCAAAACATCTGGGTGACCCTGGCAGAGGCGCTCCAACAGGAAAATATATGcctgtccacagcagcagcGAAAGACCCAATGTCTACCTGCCTGGTAGGGATTCCGTTGCAAGCTGGAGAGTTTCCAGCCAAGTCTGATACACCTATGCCTGACTCAAGTCCCAAATCCCATCACGCACAACCACAAAATACCCACCAGAAGCAGGCTGTAATGATTAGGAACCCCATAGAAGAGTGGCTGCCAAAGttacccagagctgctcaggagcccCAAGAGTTAGAGCTGTTGGGCTCCTCACCTGCACCATACTGCATACACTTCTTCTTTATCCCACTTTCCAACACCAAACCTTTTAACAACATCATACAGTATCAAGAGGAATTCACTGGCAGAAGGTGGTGTAAGGTTTTAAGCCATGTCACAGCAGATAATCCATATTATTCACACCCCAAAAGCCTCCCTaaaggtttgtttttaatttgtggggATCGGGCGTGGTCAGGAATCCCTTCTCAGCTTTTAGGAGGGCCATGTACCATCGGGCGGTTGTCCCTGTTGGCACCCAACCAAACCATGATTGGCAAATGGACTCGAAAGAACAATTCGGTCAGCAAAATTCAAATGAGAAGCATTGACAATTTGGACCCAAATTGTGATGCAGAAGTCTTCCATTGGGCCAAATCAAAAAAAGTTGCTGTATCCCTGTTCCTTCCATGGGTTGCAGCAGCCAAAGCTCTAGGTGAATTGGGCCACCTAGAGTGCTGGGTGGTCAGACAGGCAAACTTGACATCCACGGCCATCAGCTCCTTCCTAGAGGATGAGGAGATTACCAGGCAGGCCAAACTCCAAAATCGTGCGGCCATagatttcctcctgctgctgcatggacACGAGTGCCAGGAATTTGAAGGACTGTGCTGCTTGAACCTAGCATCAAAAGCACCCAACATCCATGCAGCTCTCCGAGAAGTGAAGAGCCTGATCGGACGAGTCAAGCAGGAATCTGAGGACTGGTTCAGCGGATTGTTCAAGGACTGGGGACTCTCAGGGTGGTGGACTTCTGTAATTAGGACAATTCTGTTGTTTCTTGTTGTTCTTTTTCTAGTCGTGTTAGCGTTCGGAATTCTACGTCACATACTTTTAAAGGCTATCAACGGTTCGGTCTCCAGTACCTCAGAAGTCACCTGCACAGAGTTTGTGGCCCTAAAGCAAATTGACAGGCCTGCAAATGATGAGTGGCGGATGAATTCATAA